Below is a window of Stappia sp. DNA.
CCGGGTCGTGCGGCAAGGCCCGGGGCGGGAAACTCTTCCGCTTCTCGCTTCGCGGGGCCTAGATGTTTTGCCGAGGGCCAGTTGATTCCCGGTCGTATACGTAGAATAAATCATTCTAGACGATGACTGTGTTGTCGGAAGCGCCGGCAAGTGTGGACGCACCGCTCCCGGTGCCGGCCGCCCGATGTTTCGCTTTCCGCGCCATGCCGTCGGCTTTGCAACGGGATCGGCCTCGGGTGCGCGCCGCGTCGGGCCTCGCCGGCTCGATGCGCCCGGGTACACTGGCGCATGAAATACCGGCGCGTGGAAAACTGGCGCGTGGAATACCGGCGGGGGGAGCACCGCACCCCGGGAACACGACGCGCGGGACCGGCAAGGGACGTGAGTCCGATGAGGAGGATGAGGCGTTGCCCAAGACGGCATCGCAATCGGATATCGCCACGCAGCTCCGGACCGTTGGGGCGCGATGGGTCATCCTTGCGGTGGTCGCCGGCGTGCTGGCCCTTGGACTGGCGCTGACCGCCTATGTCGCCGGCATTCTGAACGACACCGCGCGCGAGTATCAGAAGAACAACGCGCTCGACCGCCTGTCGCAGCTCCGGGCCCGGATCGAGGGCGAAATCAACGCCACGATCTACATCGCGCAGGGCCTCGTCAGTTTCACCGCCATCAACATGGACCTGAACCAGCGGCAGTTCGCGCAGTTCGCCGCCGAGATCGCCGCCGTCGATCCCAACATCAAGGTGATCGCGCTGGCGCCGGACAATGTGGTGCGTTTCATCTATCCCCAGACGGGGAACGAGAAGGCGCTCGGCCTCGACTATCGCGAGAACGCGGCGCAATGGCCGGCGGTCGAACGCGTGATGCGGGAGCGGCGGACCATCGTCGCCGGGCCGGTCGACCTGGTGCAGGGCGGGCACGGGCTGATCGCGCGCTCTCCCATCCTTGTGCCGAGCCAGGAACTCGACGCGCGGGACGGGCGCGCCTACTGGGGCCTGGCCGCCATCGTGGTCGACACCGATGCGCTGTTCGCGCAGGCCGGCATCATGACCGAGGCCGGGGGCTATGCCTACGCCATTCGCGGCAAGGACGGGCTCGGAGCCGAGGGGGAGATGATCTTCGGCGATCCGGCGCTGTTCGACAGCGATGCGGTGACCCTCCCCGTGACCCTGCCGACGGGGAGCTGGCAGCTGGCCAGCCGCCCGGTGCGCGGCTGGGTGCGCATGTCGCAGGAAGGAAGCGTCGCGGTCGTCTTCGGTCTCGCGCTGACGCTGGTGATGGCGGCGCTCTCCGGCTTCGTGGTGCGCACCCAGCAGAGGGCCCGCGCGCTCGCCCTTCATGACGATCTTACGGGGCTTCCCAACCGGCGGCTCCTGATCGACCGCATGGAGCAACTGGCGTCGCTGAGCGAGCGCACCGGCATCGGCTTTCAGGTCTTTTTCATCGACGTCAACAGGTTCAAGCCGATCAACGACACCTTCGGCCACGCGGTGGGCGATCGGGTTCTGCGCGAGATCGGGGAGCGCCTGCGCGCCGAGACCCGGGAGTCCGACACCATCGCCCGGATCGGCGGCGACGAATTCGTCGTCGTTGTGCCGGGGCTGATCAATCACCCCGCCACGGCGGGGCTTGCCGAGCGGCTGCGCGGCATCGTCGACGAGCCGCTGCGGATCGACGAACACACCATCGTGCTGCGTGTCAGCGTCGGTTGGGCGACCTATCCCGATGACGCAACGTCGATTTCGGATATTCTCGCGCTGGCCGATCAGCGCATGTATCGCGAGAAGGATCGCGCCGCCTGAGGCGCCGGTTTGCTCCATTTGCGATTAAAGTTTCGTCATTTTACGCGCCGCGCCTGTCGGGACGGGCCTTGACCTCCTATTATAGGGCATCAGACCCTGGCCAGGGACCGCCGGCCGATACGGGCCGTCCGCCACTGTGCCAAGGGTGCCCAGGATCGCCGGCCGGTGCGGGCGGTCCGTCAGTGTGCCCAGGACCGCCGGTTTGTGCGGGCGGTCCGTCAGTGTGCCCAGGACCGCCGGCTTGTGCGGGCGGTCCGTCAGTGTGCCCAGGACCGCCGGCTTGTGCGGGCGGTCCGTCAGCGAGAAGGACGCGTGCGCCCCGCCATGACGAAGTCCCGTGCCATGACGATCTTCCGTTCGCCCGTTCCCGCCTGGCGCAGGGCGGCCCTTGCCGCTCTTGCCGTCGTCG
It encodes the following:
- a CDS encoding diguanylate cyclase; this encodes MPKTASQSDIATQLRTVGARWVILAVVAGVLALGLALTAYVAGILNDTAREYQKNNALDRLSQLRARIEGEINATIYIAQGLVSFTAINMDLNQRQFAQFAAEIAAVDPNIKVIALAPDNVVRFIYPQTGNEKALGLDYRENAAQWPAVERVMRERRTIVAGPVDLVQGGHGLIARSPILVPSQELDARDGRAYWGLAAIVVDTDALFAQAGIMTEAGGYAYAIRGKDGLGAEGEMIFGDPALFDSDAVTLPVTLPTGSWQLASRPVRGWVRMSQEGSVAVVFGLALTLVMAALSGFVVRTQQRARALALHDDLTGLPNRRLLIDRMEQLASLSERTGIGFQVFFIDVNRFKPINDTFGHAVGDRVLREIGERLRAETRESDTIARIGGDEFVVVVPGLINHPATAGLAERLRGIVDEPLRIDEHTIVLRVSVGWATYPDDATSISDILALADQRMYREKDRAA